From one Lolium rigidum isolate FL_2022 chromosome 4, APGP_CSIRO_Lrig_0.1, whole genome shotgun sequence genomic stretch:
- the LOC124706001 gene encoding LOB domain-containing protein 30-like yields the protein MMSGSSSGGGGGGGRPCGACKFLRRRCMAGCIFAPYFDAEHGAAHFSAVHRVFGASNLSKLLLQIPANKRMDAVVTVCYEAQARLRDPVYGCVNHISALQQQVANLQAGVAYLQAYLATLDVPPPPPPPPSFPHVPMATAFSVSGLPSSSNVPASGNDLSSLFAQPTQSQWDLQHQHQHQHQHQHQQPLLQQPYDQMGEGSGSGDSRTDGGDLQALARELLERSQRRSAGARPQRPSRTQ from the exons ATGATGAGCGGCTCAtcgagcggtggcggcggtggcggtggacggCCGTGCGGGGCGTGCAAGTTCCTGCGGCGCAGGTGCATGGCCGGCTGCATCTTCGCCCCCTACTTCGACGCGGAGCACGGGGCGGCGCACTTCTCGGCGGTGCACAGGGTGTTCGGCGCCAGCAACTTGTCCAAGCTCCTCCTGCAGATCCCTGCGAACAAGCGCATGGACGCCGTGGTCACCGTCTGCTATGAGGCACAGGCCCGCCTCCGTGACCCCGTCTACGGCTGCGTCAACCACATCTCCGCCCTCCAGCAACAG GTGGCGAACCTCCAGGCCGGGGTCGCCTACCTGCAAGCCTACCTCGCCACGCTGGAcgtgccaccgccaccgcctccgccaccgtcTTTCCCGCACGTGCCAATGGCCACCGCGTTCTCCGTCTCcggcctgccgtcgtcgtcgaacgTCCCGGCCAGCGGCAACGACCTGTCATCGCTCTTCGCACAGCCCACGCAGTCCCAGTGGGACttgcaacaccaacaccaacaccaacaccagcaCCAACACCAACAGCCGCTACTCCAACAACCATATGACCAAATGGGAGAGGGCTCCGGCTCCGGTGACAGCCGCACCGACGGTGGCGACCTGCAAGCCCTGGCCAGGGAGCTCTTGGAACGGTCCCAACGGAGATCGGCGGGAGCGAGGCCCCAAAGGCCATCGCGCACACAGTGA